The following coding sequences lie in one Myxococcales bacterium genomic window:
- a CDS encoding RNA-binding protein produces MARVLGSLAWGTDSEALKGAFQAYGEVDEAVVVTDRHSGRSRGFGFVTFAEDESAQKAIEGMDGQELDGRTISVSEAQERAPRRGPGGGGFRSGGGGGYDAPPPDFGGRGGGGGDRGRRGGGGGGGAGGRKGSRRGGPGGGGGGGGRGGYDRDGGSNEGSW; encoded by the coding sequence CTGGCGCGAGTACTTGGGAGCCTAGCGTGGGGTACCGATTCCGAAGCGCTTAAGGGTGCATTTCAGGCGTACGGCGAGGTGGACGAAGCCGTCGTGGTGACCGATCGTCACTCAGGCCGTTCCCGCGGTTTTGGGTTTGTCACGTTTGCTGAAGACGAATCGGCTCAGAAGGCCATTGAGGGCATGGACGGCCAAGAACTCGACGGTAGGACCATTTCCGTCAGCGAAGCCCAGGAGCGTGCCCCCCGGCGAGGTCCCGGCGGCGGCGGCTTCCGTTCAGGTGGCGGTGGTGGCTACGATGCTCCACCCCCGGATTTTGGAGGCCGTGGCGGCGGTGGCGGTGATCGCGGTCGTCGTGGCGGCGGTGGTGGTGGCGGTGCAGGTGGCCGCAAGGGCTCACGTCGCGGTGGACCCGGCGGCGGTGGTGGCGGAGGCGGCCGTGGGGGCTACGACCGCGACGGCGGCTCCAACGAAGGCAGCTGGTAA